One Ignavibacteria bacterium DNA window includes the following coding sequences:
- a CDS encoding zinc ribbon domain-containing protein has product MPVFEYRCRECNTKFDVLHKSHNSQEEVVCPRCKSKDNKKLLSSFSASVSSGSHEHSFGGCEHGSCGMADSLGGCPSGMCGLN; this is encoded by the coding sequence GAATGTAACACAAAGTTCGATGTTCTGCACAAGTCACATAACAGTCAGGAAGAAGTTGTCTGCCCCAGGTGCAAATCCAAAGACAATAAGAAGCTCCTGTCATCTTTCAGCGCTTCAGTCTCTTCGGGCAGCCACGAGCATTCATTCGGCGGCTGTGAACATGGAAGCTGCGGCATGGCCGATTCCCTGGGCGGATGCCCCTCAGGCATGTGCGGGCTTAACTAA
- a CDS encoding rhodanese-like domain-containing protein: MRRYRIFTAMLALVLFYGVGCAQEKEMDSATKSDITVQQLKEKMKNDTSLVVLDVRTPEELKGPLGKIDGAVNIPVDQLEERIAEVEKLKGKDIAVICRSGHRSKRAQAVLYKHGIKALNVLGGMTEYRK; encoded by the coding sequence GTGAGAAGATATAGAATATTTACAGCCATGCTTGCACTGGTTCTGTTTTATGGTGTGGGCTGCGCGCAGGAAAAAGAAATGGATTCTGCAACGAAGAGTGATATTACCGTTCAGCAGTTAAAAGAAAAAATGAAAAACGACACTTCCCTCGTCGTACTGGACGTTCGTACGCCCGAAGAACTTAAAGGCCCCTTGGGAAAAATTGACGGCGCGGTAAATATCCCCGTCGATCAGCTTGAGGAGAGGATCGCAGAAGTCGAAAAGCTTAAAGGAAAAGATATTGCCGTAATCTGCCGCTCGGGCCACCGCTCAAAAAGAGCGCAGGCAGTCCTGTACAAGCACGGGATAAAAGCCCTGAACGTCCTTGGCGGAATGACCGAATACAGGAAATAA
- the pdxH gene encoding pyridoxamine 5'-phosphate oxidase codes for MTKDLASIRRDYILKKLSETDIDPDPVSQFKRWLNEAIEACVNEPTAMALATSTKDGHPSVRIVLLKKVAAEGFVFFTNYNSHKGRQILENPHAALAFYWSELERQVRVEGRVAKLSEKDSDEYFYSRPLGSRIGAWASPQSEVIPSRAFLDEMVLKYQKQFQSGTIERPSNWGGFCLEPRVIEFWQGRESRLHDRIQFTKEDSKWKIDRLAP; via the coding sequence TTGACAAAGGACCTGGCTTCAATAAGGAGAGATTACATCTTAAAGAAACTCAGTGAAACAGATATAGATCCCGATCCCGTCAGTCAGTTTAAGAGGTGGCTTAACGAGGCAATTGAGGCGTGCGTAAATGAACCTACCGCAATGGCGCTTGCCACATCCACTAAAGACGGGCACCCCTCGGTAAGAATTGTGCTGCTTAAGAAAGTAGCTGCTGAGGGCTTTGTCTTCTTTACAAATTATAATTCCCACAAAGGGCGTCAGATACTGGAGAACCCCCATGCCGCACTGGCATTTTACTGGTCTGAACTGGAGCGCCAGGTAAGGGTTGAAGGAAGGGTGGCAAAACTTTCAGAGAAAGACTCCGATGAATATTTTTACTCAAGGCCTTTAGGAAGCAGGATAGGCGCCTGGGCGTCGCCTCAGAGCGAGGTCATTCCAAGCAGGGCTTTTTTAGATGAGATGGTATTAAAGTACCAGAAGCAGTTCCAGTCGGGCACAATTGAGCGCCCCTCCAACTGGGGAGGATTCTGCCTGGAGCCCAGGGTGATAGAATTCTGGCAGGGAAGGGAAAGCCGCCTGCACGACAGGATACAGTTTACGAAAGAAGACAGCAAATGGAAAATTGACCGCCTGGCGCCCTAA
- the nudC gene encoding NAD(+) diphosphatase, with product MNFVPGIKAPENMDGPVWWFLFKRDELLVLLDGNRIGIPFIEDLAGIDMFPERMQYLGTLKGSPCFTAELPLDTEAPQGMAFRNLRSLLGEFESSFFALAGRAFQVKSWDLNHQYCGRCGSMTEERHDERAKVCPSCGLVSYPRISPAVIVAITNKNRILLARASRFKSNMYSVLAGFVEAGETFEDCIRREIMEEANIGVKNIKYFGSQPWPFPDSLMVGFTAEYASGELRADGVEIVELKWFSPEGIPAIPGKWSIARRLIDWFIDNYKEREDI from the coding sequence ATGAATTTTGTTCCGGGAATTAAAGCGCCTGAAAACATGGATGGGCCCGTCTGGTGGTTTTTATTTAAGAGAGATGAACTTCTTGTTTTGTTAGACGGCAACAGGATCGGTATTCCCTTTATTGAGGATCTTGCGGGAATAGATATGTTTCCCGAAAGGATGCAGTATCTTGGCACATTGAAAGGTAGTCCGTGCTTTACAGCTGAACTCCCGCTGGATACGGAAGCGCCGCAGGGCATGGCATTCAGAAATCTTAGATCACTCCTGGGAGAATTTGAAAGCAGCTTCTTTGCCCTTGCAGGGCGTGCCTTTCAGGTAAAAAGCTGGGACCTTAATCACCAGTACTGTGGTCGCTGCGGAAGCATGACTGAAGAAAGACACGATGAAAGAGCCAAGGTATGCCCCAGCTGCGGGCTTGTAAGCTACCCCAGGATCTCGCCCGCGGTAATTGTTGCCATAACCAATAAGAACAGGATTCTCCTGGCCCGGGCAAGCCGCTTTAAGTCAAATATGTACAGCGTGCTTGCAGGTTTTGTTGAGGCCGGCGAGACATTTGAGGACTGCATCAGGCGCGAGATAATGGAAGAGGCAAATATTGGGGTTAAAAATATAAAGTATTTCGGGAGCCAGCCCTGGCCTTTTCCCGATTCCCTCATGGTGGGCTTTACTGCCGAGTATGCTTCCGGTGAATTAAGGGCAGACGGCGTGGAAATCGTAGAGCTCAAATGGTTCAGCCCTGAAGGAATTCCCGCAATTCCCGGGAAGTGGTCCATTGCAAGACGCCTCATAGACTGGTTTATAGATAATTACAAAGAAAGGGAAGACATTTGA
- a CDS encoding DUF218 domain-containing protein: MKSFKKKFRAFLLSFGTLIVLLAALIFFCNWKINSYAGKYTYYGLDKIPSNEAGLLLGTGKYLKPRVVNLYFAYRINAAVALYKSGKIKVIVVSGNRFNNEPRNMRIDLMKNGVPPEAIYSDEEGFRTYDSVVRMRDLFGYEKFTVISQDWHNERAIFIARKLGLDVIGYNAKDVKGVMGFETGLRELFSRVKVFMDLYL, encoded by the coding sequence ATGAAAAGCTTCAAAAAAAAGTTCAGAGCGTTCCTTTTATCTTTTGGAACGCTGATTGTCTTACTTGCTGCACTGATATTTTTCTGCAACTGGAAAATTAACAGCTATGCCGGGAAGTATACATATTACGGCCTGGATAAAATTCCCTCAAATGAGGCAGGACTCCTTCTTGGAACGGGCAAGTACTTAAAGCCCAGGGTTGTGAACCTCTACTTTGCCTACAGGATAAATGCCGCGGTGGCGCTGTACAAATCGGGCAAAATAAAAGTCATTGTTGTAAGCGGCAACCGCTTTAATAACGAGCCCAGGAATATGAGAATCGACCTCATGAAAAACGGGGTTCCGCCTGAGGCCATTTATTCTGACGAGGAGGGCTTCAGGACGTACGACTCGGTTGTAAGAATGAGGGATTTATTCGGCTACGAGAAGTTTACGGTTATATCTCAGGACTGGCACAATGAAAGAGCGATCTTTATTGCCAGAAAGCTTGGCCTCGATGTAATAGGCTATAACGCGAAGGATGTTAAAGGAGTTATGGGCTTTGAGACCGGCCTGAGAGAGCTTTTTTCGAGAGTAAAGGTCTTTATGGATCTGTATCTTTAG
- a CDS encoding nucleoside phosphorylase, whose amino-acid sequence MDSYPILEFDPEREAVFEPTSIIKPADVSEYCVFTFFRDVIEKIVNENNVRTVKLLNSEMGKHPIYEMDFQGKKIAFFHSPVGAPFAAAALEEVIALGCRKFIACGGAGVLDSDINCGKIVVPFSALRDEGTSYHYLPPSREVEADADALQALKDTLDNNKIDYITTRTWTTDAVYRETRQIINKRKAEGCLVVEMEAAAFFAVSKFRGVKFGQMLYGGDDISCEEWDHRDWSNQSSVRERLFWLSVEACLKIKG is encoded by the coding sequence TTAAGCCTGCTGATGTTTCTGAGTACTGCGTCTTTACGTTTTTCAGGGACGTAATTGAAAAAATAGTTAATGAAAACAATGTCAGGACCGTAAAGCTCCTGAACAGCGAGATGGGGAAGCACCCCATTTATGAAATGGATTTCCAGGGAAAGAAAATTGCTTTCTTCCATTCTCCCGTTGGTGCCCCGTTTGCGGCAGCGGCACTTGAGGAGGTAATAGCCCTGGGATGCAGGAAGTTTATTGCATGCGGGGGCGCGGGCGTACTCGACTCCGATATCAATTGCGGGAAAATCGTCGTTCCATTTTCTGCTCTGAGGGATGAGGGAACATCCTACCACTACCTTCCCCCTTCAAGGGAAGTTGAGGCCGATGCGGATGCCCTTCAGGCATTAAAGGATACTCTGGACAATAATAAAATTGATTATATAACAACCAGGACCTGGACCACAGATGCAGTTTACAGGGAAACAAGGCAAATAATAAATAAAAGGAAAGCCGAAGGGTGCCTTGTAGTTGAAATGGAAGCCGCCGCCTTCTTTGCTGTTTCAAAATTCCGCGGCGTGAAGTTTGGGCAGATGCTCTATGGGGGAGACGACATAAGCTGCGAGGAATGGGACCACAGGGACTGGTCGAATCAGTCCAGCGTGCGTGAAAGGCTTTTCTGGCTTTCGGTTGAAGCCTGCCTGAAGATTAAGGGTTAA